A window of Chitinophaga sp. MM2321 contains these coding sequences:
- a CDS encoding TonB-dependent receptor, protein MSTQLLLGAVSNGQSHTIDETIDCTFSRQSLKEAFTIIQQKTNYLFIYNEKVIAPYKTAALQVRQKTVAWTLNELLRNTGLTYKIRNSKIIILEKEPTTTTPPATLTAPAEKVRGKVTDEKGTPLPGVTVAVKNANRGDITNSEGVFSVDAAAGDILLFSMSGYIRREVTVSSTQLTTVVLQEDIKGLEEVVVVGYGTQKKRDITGSISSVKGSEIAEQPTTNAAQALKGKVAGLDVFNSGNEPGAGANILLRGQRSIKNDNSPLIVLDGIPMLGGFNEINPNDIASVEVLKDASSTAIYGSRAANGVIIITTKRGKAGKTNVAYDAYYGATSITKKLDLMNGEQFAQLRREAARTADPGNNYPGDATLFDDIALRSLALGRSTDWQDLIYHGGAKQNHQLSVTGGKEKTQFAVSFNYFKENGIIDKTDFTRGALRINLDHQVNDRIRMGVSTLASMSTQNVTDNTVFDNVLRLNPLGIPYDSTGALLFRPNNDEGQRVNPLSVIKNTINQHYKTRVFASMYGEWDIFKDLTYRLNIGPEMEASKEGYFKGSETDDNQGGNATAGLSNSDMFSITVENILKYNKQLSKSQRLGVTLLQSSQQQTVNSSGIRANKLPYEAQSYHNLETAGEVTGISSDYRKSLLLSYMARINYDYKNRYLFTVTGRADGSSVFAAGHKWGYFPSAAVAWRVDAEPFMQSLHNLNTLKLRLSYGSTGFNGILPYGTFSTLQKSSYAFGEAGMNGFQPATIANPNLKWEATASLNAGIDFGLFNNRITGTVEHYIANTKNILLRRSIPGSTGYTEVLENVGATRNKGWEVTLSTVNINNENGFQWTTDLNFSTNKNEIVQLYGDGKDDVGNQWFIGQPINVFYDYQKTGIWQTSEAETAKDYGAKPGQIKLLDKNEDKQYSDQDRMILGSAFPGWIGGMTNRFSYKGLELNVVINTRQHYLIYSRWYENNNRLAGRYNNINVDYWTPENPTNENPRPDKNQESVYLGSTLAYKDASFVRVKNLSLAYSLPQLWLQRATIKNLKITLSAENPFTITGYKGQDPEFESDGTRAMYPTVKMYAIGINAAF, encoded by the coding sequence ATGAGCACTCAGCTGTTGCTGGGCGCTGTTTCCAATGGTCAGTCACATACCATTGATGAAACCATCGACTGTACTTTTTCCCGGCAATCGCTCAAAGAAGCTTTTACCATTATTCAGCAAAAAACAAATTACCTGTTTATCTACAATGAAAAGGTAATAGCACCTTACAAAACGGCAGCACTACAGGTCAGGCAAAAAACAGTTGCCTGGACGCTCAATGAATTACTGCGCAATACAGGGCTGACCTATAAAATACGAAACAGCAAAATAATCATCCTGGAAAAAGAACCCACGACCACTACTCCACCTGCCACCCTTACTGCACCTGCGGAAAAAGTGAGGGGTAAAGTCACCGATGAAAAAGGTACGCCTTTACCCGGTGTGACCGTAGCCGTTAAAAACGCCAACCGGGGCGATATCACAAACAGCGAAGGCGTTTTCTCTGTAGACGCTGCAGCCGGTGATATTTTACTCTTTTCCATGTCTGGCTATATACGCCGGGAAGTAACGGTTTCCTCCACTCAGCTAACCACTGTGGTACTGCAGGAAGATATAAAAGGACTGGAAGAAGTAGTGGTAGTGGGATATGGCACGCAAAAGAAAAGGGATATCACCGGTTCTATTTCTTCTGTAAAAGGGAGCGAAATTGCAGAACAACCTACTACCAATGCCGCACAGGCATTGAAGGGTAAGGTAGCGGGACTGGACGTATTTAACAGTGGCAATGAACCTGGTGCCGGCGCTAATATCCTCTTGCGCGGACAACGTTCCATCAAAAACGATAACAGCCCTTTGATTGTATTGGATGGAATCCCCATGTTAGGTGGTTTTAATGAAATCAATCCGAATGATATTGCTTCCGTAGAAGTATTAAAAGATGCTTCTTCTACTGCTATATATGGCTCCCGTGCAGCGAATGGTGTAATCATCATTACTACCAAAAGAGGTAAAGCAGGAAAAACTAATGTTGCCTATGATGCTTATTATGGTGCTACATCCATCACCAAAAAGTTGGATCTGATGAATGGTGAACAGTTTGCCCAGCTGCGCCGGGAAGCGGCCAGAACTGCCGATCCCGGTAACAATTATCCCGGCGATGCTACACTTTTCGATGACATTGCTCTCCGGTCGCTGGCACTGGGCAGGTCTACCGATTGGCAGGATCTTATTTATCACGGCGGCGCCAAACAAAACCATCAATTGTCTGTAACCGGTGGGAAGGAAAAAACCCAATTTGCCGTTTCCTTTAACTATTTCAAGGAAAACGGGATCATAGACAAAACAGATTTTACCCGGGGAGCTTTACGCATCAACCTCGACCACCAGGTCAATGACCGTATCCGGATGGGCGTATCTACACTGGCCAGTATGTCTACACAAAATGTAACCGACAATACAGTCTTTGATAATGTCTTGCGCCTGAACCCTCTCGGTATTCCATACGACAGCACCGGCGCATTGCTGTTCCGCCCCAATAATGATGAAGGACAACGGGTAAACCCACTGTCTGTTATCAAAAACACCATCAATCAGCATTATAAAACACGCGTATTTGCCAGCATGTACGGCGAGTGGGATATATTCAAAGACCTTACCTACCGCCTGAATATAGGACCGGAAATGGAAGCCTCCAAAGAGGGTTATTTTAAAGGCAGTGAAACAGACGATAACCAGGGAGGAAATGCTACCGCAGGTTTGAGCAATTCAGATATGTTCTCTATAACGGTGGAGAATATACTGAAATACAACAAACAGCTGTCAAAGTCACAACGACTGGGCGTTACCTTATTACAAAGTTCCCAGCAGCAAACCGTCAACAGTTCCGGTATCAGGGCGAATAAACTGCCGTATGAGGCCCAGAGTTACCATAACCTGGAAACAGCAGGTGAAGTAACCGGTATTAGCAGTGATTACCGCAAATCATTATTGCTGTCTTACATGGCCCGTATTAACTATGACTACAAGAACCGTTATCTCTTTACTGTTACGGGTAGAGCAGATGGTTCCTCTGTTTTTGCTGCGGGTCATAAATGGGGATACTTCCCTTCTGCCGCCGTGGCCTGGCGTGTAGATGCAGAACCATTTATGCAATCTCTCCACAACCTGAATACCTTAAAACTGCGGTTAAGCTACGGTAGCACCGGCTTTAACGGCATTCTGCCCTATGGTACTTTCAGTACACTCCAAAAGAGCAGCTATGCTTTTGGAGAAGCAGGGATGAATGGATTTCAGCCTGCTACTATTGCTAATCCTAATCTTAAATGGGAAGCTACGGCTTCGCTGAATGCCGGAATCGATTTCGGGTTGTTCAATAATCGCATTACAGGTACTGTAGAACATTATATTGCCAATACCAAAAATATCCTGTTAAGAAGGAGTATTCCCGGAAGTACCGGTTATACAGAAGTATTGGAAAATGTTGGCGCTACCCGTAATAAAGGTTGGGAAGTTACCTTGTCTACCGTCAACATCAATAACGAAAATGGTTTTCAATGGACAACCGATCTGAACTTCTCTACCAACAAAAATGAAATTGTACAATTGTATGGAGATGGAAAAGATGATGTAGGCAACCAGTGGTTCATTGGCCAGCCTATCAATGTGTTCTATGATTATCAGAAAACAGGCATCTGGCAAACCAGTGAGGCTGAAACGGCTAAAGACTATGGCGCCAAACCCGGACAGATAAAGCTGTTGGATAAGAATGAAGATAAACAATATAGTGACCAGGACCGCATGATTCTGGGATCAGCGTTTCCAGGCTGGATAGGCGGTATGACCAACCGTTTTTCCTATAAGGGGCTGGAGTTGAATGTAGTAATAAATACACGCCAGCACTACCTGATCTATTCCAGATGGTATGAAAATAACAACCGGCTGGCCGGCAGGTATAACAACATAAATGTAGATTACTGGACACCGGAAAATCCTACCAACGAGAATCCGCGTCCCGATAAGAACCAGGAAAGCGTATATCTCGGTTCAACACTGGCCTATAAAGATGCCAGTTTTGTGAGAGTAAAAAATCTTTCATTAGCTTATTCACTTCCACAATTATGGTTGCAACGTGCCACTATTAAAAATTTAAAAATCACCCTGAGCGCCGAAAATCCATTTACCATTACAGGATATAAAGGACAGGATCCGGAGTTTGAATCAGACGGAACCCGCGCCATGTACCCTACTGTGAAAATGTATGCCATCGGTATCAATGCTGCTTTTTAA
- a CDS encoding FecR domain-containing protein, with product MPFNMPMHDIKKLLKKYIAGKCTPEEQLLIEQWYQQENDRSKADTSGLRFEHLEKTIWQQVQQHTSPPAKRVTMHRYTLLKIAASLLLIIGAGMLMWQRWPAEEKWQEVIASKKQPLQLILDDGTQVWLNAGSRLRYPAHFTGVNRKIELLSGEICLDVKQDPARPFIVKSGHVNTRVLGTVFNVRIYPQLAFLQVTVQQGKVAVQGDAGLQDLAGKEVLVLPDEQLTINTGSPAFSKTIVDGKAVNGWTTGKLLFNNERLDVIALLLENKYNKQISFADTTLGAYRITAGIETADSLSEVLDILCLANKLTYSTDGQHIIFRKQTH from the coding sequence ATGCCTTTTAATATGCCCATGCATGACATCAAAAAGTTATTGAAAAAATATATAGCCGGGAAGTGTACCCCGGAAGAGCAGCTATTAATAGAACAATGGTACCAGCAGGAAAATGACCGTAGTAAAGCAGATACCTCCGGACTCCGTTTTGAGCATCTGGAAAAGACGATATGGCAACAGGTACAACAGCACACATCACCGCCTGCGAAACGGGTAACGATGCATCGCTATACTCTGTTGAAAATAGCTGCCTCCCTGCTGCTGATAATAGGAGCTGGTATGCTCATGTGGCAACGCTGGCCGGCTGAAGAAAAATGGCAGGAAGTAATTGCATCAAAAAAACAGCCCTTGCAGTTAATACTGGACGATGGTACCCAGGTATGGCTGAATGCAGGTAGTCGCTTACGATACCCGGCTCATTTCACCGGTGTAAACAGAAAAATAGAATTGTTATCAGGGGAAATATGCCTGGATGTAAAACAAGATCCTGCACGTCCTTTTATCGTAAAATCAGGTCATGTAAATACCCGGGTACTGGGCACGGTGTTTAATGTGCGGATTTATCCACAACTGGCTTTCCTCCAGGTAACAGTACAACAGGGAAAAGTGGCCGTTCAGGGCGATGCCGGCCTACAGGACCTGGCTGGGAAAGAAGTGCTCGTATTACCCGATGAACAGCTTACGATCAACACCGGATCACCCGCATTCAGCAAAACCATCGTAGATGGTAAGGCCGTGAATGGGTGGACAACCGGTAAACTGCTTTTTAATAATGAAAGACTGGATGTGATAGCATTATTGCTTGAAAACAAGTACAACAAACAGATTTCTTTTGCCGATACCACCCTTGGGGCCTATCGCATTACCGCCGGCATTGAGACTGCTGATTCCTTATCAGAAGTACTGGACATCCTTTGCCTGGCTAATAAACTAACCTATTCCACGGATGGTCAACATATTATTTTTCGTAAACAAACACACTAA
- a CDS encoding RNA polymerase sigma-70 factor gives MQRSTYTSQLDELNDEVLLEQFRQGNTLAFEELYKRFWGVLYLQAYRILTQEEDAQDIVQEVFTALWTKAANIQLSGSLAAYLYAATRNRVLNMLASKRTYQTHLSSLKHFLSGTNNNSLQYITEKEITARMEREIRALPAKMREVFELSRKTSLTHKEIAHQLQLSQETVKKQISNAIRTLRHKMAHFPFFL, from the coding sequence ATGCAACGATCTACTTATACCAGCCAGCTTGATGAATTAAATGATGAAGTCCTACTGGAACAATTCCGGCAGGGTAATACACTGGCATTTGAAGAACTGTACAAAAGATTCTGGGGGGTGCTTTACCTCCAGGCATACCGTATATTAACACAGGAAGAAGATGCACAGGATATTGTACAGGAAGTATTTACCGCTCTCTGGACTAAAGCTGCCAACATCCAGCTTTCCGGCTCATTAGCCGCTTATTTATATGCTGCAACGCGAAACAGGGTGCTGAATATGCTGGCGTCCAAACGTACTTATCAGACCCATTTGTCTTCTCTGAAACATTTCCTTTCAGGTACCAATAATAACTCCCTGCAATACATTACAGAAAAAGAAATTACTGCCCGCATGGAGCGGGAAATACGTGCGCTGCCCGCCAAAATGAGAGAAGTATTTGAACTAAGCCGGAAAACGTCGCTTACGCATAAAGAAATAGCCCATCAGCTGCAACTGTCGCAGGAAACCGTCAAGAAGCAGATCAGCAATGCCATCCGGACCCTTCGTCATAAGATGGCCCATTTTCCTTTTTTCCTCTAG
- a CDS encoding RagB/SusD family nutrient uptake outer membrane protein, with the protein MPFNKRLHILTAISLCCTIFASCSLDEKDLYKPVPEAIYSNPAGISNGVTGVYSKLRALYGSQKGFTATTMGTDLFQHGKDGGYKFMDDYSTALNPANGYLNEIWNDCYAGINAANTVLDKIDLVEMDDKLKKQYKAETRFLRAHFYYWLTLQFGDVVYSAHETKGVVTDAGRTAKEEIWKSMLEDTQFAADELNWTSSEYGRITKGAALHQLAKIKLLLKDNDGAAAAAIKVIKEGPYQLVKTYGSVFDYNNQRNTEILFAVQYLNNALFNGDGNQGHAFFTPAYDQYAGLKRDLEQGGRPYTRFRPTAFFRDLFDQDDARFDATFRYTWTYNNTATMPAGKKIGDTVVWQISPGITSLIAPNNDNMHWAVKKHDDPTRASVQDLNGFRDFFVYRYSETYLLAAEALVLAGKPEDALPYFNAVRTRAAKPGKQLPDVTIAQLNIDQILDERARELGGESMRWMDLVRTGKLIERVKKYNPNAVNIKEYHVLRPIPQAQIDLSTVEFPQNKGYF; encoded by the coding sequence ATGCCATTTAATAAACGACTTCATATACTTACTGCAATATCCCTTTGCTGCACGATTTTCGCTTCCTGCAGCCTGGATGAAAAAGATCTGTACAAACCCGTACCGGAAGCCATATACAGCAATCCAGCCGGCATCTCCAATGGCGTTACCGGTGTATACAGCAAATTGAGGGCACTATACGGATCACAAAAAGGATTTACTGCCACCACTATGGGTACAGATCTTTTCCAACATGGAAAAGATGGAGGCTATAAATTCATGGATGATTATTCCACCGCGCTCAATCCTGCCAATGGTTATCTCAATGAGATCTGGAACGATTGTTATGCTGGTATTAATGCTGCCAATACCGTGCTTGATAAGATAGACCTGGTAGAAATGGACGACAAACTCAAAAAACAATATAAAGCAGAAACCCGTTTTTTACGGGCACATTTCTACTACTGGCTTACACTTCAATTTGGAGATGTAGTATATTCAGCGCATGAAACAAAGGGAGTGGTAACCGATGCCGGCAGAACTGCCAAAGAAGAAATCTGGAAAAGCATGCTGGAAGATACCCAGTTTGCCGCCGATGAACTGAACTGGACTTCTTCGGAATACGGACGGATTACCAAAGGCGCCGCCCTCCATCAGCTGGCAAAAATCAAGTTATTATTGAAAGACAATGATGGTGCCGCTGCTGCCGCTATAAAAGTGATTAAAGAGGGCCCCTATCAGCTGGTAAAGACTTATGGTAGTGTATTCGATTATAATAACCAGCGAAATACAGAGATCCTATTTGCGGTGCAATACCTTAACAATGCCTTGTTTAACGGCGACGGCAATCAGGGACACGCCTTCTTTACACCTGCCTATGATCAGTATGCCGGTTTAAAACGTGACCTGGAACAAGGTGGCCGTCCTTATACCAGATTCCGGCCCACCGCGTTTTTCAGAGACCTGTTTGATCAAGATGATGCCCGCTTTGATGCGACCTTCCGCTATACCTGGACATATAACAATACCGCCACCATGCCCGCAGGAAAAAAGATAGGCGATACCGTAGTATGGCAGATCTCTCCGGGTATTACCTCTCTTATTGCTCCCAATAATGACAACATGCACTGGGCTGTCAAAAAGCATGACGATCCTACCCGTGCCAGCGTACAGGACCTCAACGGATTCCGCGACTTTTTTGTGTACCGCTATTCAGAAACTTACCTGCTGGCTGCGGAAGCATTAGTGCTGGCTGGAAAACCGGAAGATGCCCTTCCTTATTTCAATGCCGTTAGAACCAGGGCGGCCAAACCAGGCAAACAATTGCCGGATGTAACCATTGCCCAGCTGAATATAGACCAGATCCTGGATGAACGTGCCCGCGAACTGGGTGGGGAAAGTATGCGCTGGATGGACCTTGTCCGTACCGGCAAACTGATAGAAAGAGTGAAGAAATACAATCCTAATGCCGTGAATATAAAGGAATACCACGTATTACGTCCTATTCCGCAGGCCCAGATTGATCTGTCTACCGTTGAATTTCCACAGAATAAAGGCTATTTTTAA